A stretch of the Teretinema zuelzerae genome encodes the following:
- a CDS encoding ABC transporter permease, protein MRLRLADARWISFTARRFGSVDYKGRSAVTSLLSVLGIGFGVMTLIVILSVMNGFQMGYIESILEFSSAHVQVEGADPGPIEIIGLPGVRTAYQYSETQALIRGRYSRESGVLLRGIPEDLPSIDAGFKNKVEMQTGSFSLESPSSILLGYELARLISVRTGDRVSLVAVAGGADTDLFPENAEFIVRGLFKTGYYEIDSSFALVSQEAGLLLGGGSNIKTAVKLNSLERDSAFIRELSSMYPGAKIRSWRDYNRAFFNALRIEKNMLLFLTVLIFLVVTVNIYNAMRRSVYERREEISVLTAMGAAPKHVQYVFVFNGLGIGLAGSVIGLLSGLLVSVRINDFFSFAETAVNGIQTFVSALLLSAPGSSFTLFSPDYFYMDEIPVRILFPEVVFVFLFGVFSASCAAWLASRAITRLKPAEVLRYE, encoded by the coding sequence ATGAGATTACGCCTTGCCGACGCGCGTTGGATATCTTTTACCGCCCGAAGATTCGGATCGGTCGATTACAAGGGCCGATCCGCCGTGACGAGCCTTCTTTCGGTATTGGGCATCGGCTTCGGAGTCATGACCCTCATTGTCATTTTATCCGTGATGAACGGATTTCAGATGGGTTATATCGAGAGCATCCTTGAATTCAGCTCCGCCCATGTCCAGGTCGAAGGCGCGGATCCCGGTCCGATCGAGATTATAGGCCTTCCCGGTGTACGGACGGCGTACCAATACAGCGAAACGCAGGCTCTGATACGGGGCAGGTATAGCCGTGAATCCGGCGTGCTCCTGAGGGGCATTCCGGAAGATTTGCCGTCGATCGACGCCGGTTTTAAAAACAAAGTCGAAATGCAGACGGGCTCGTTTTCTCTCGAATCACCTTCGTCGATCCTGCTCGGATACGAGCTTGCCCGGCTTATCTCCGTGCGCACGGGCGACAGGGTGTCTCTCGTCGCGGTTGCCGGAGGAGCGGACACGGACTTGTTTCCTGAAAACGCCGAGTTCATCGTCCGGGGATTATTTAAAACCGGCTATTACGAAATCGACAGCTCCTTCGCGCTGGTGAGCCAGGAGGCCGGCTTGCTTCTCGGCGGCGGATCGAACATAAAAACGGCGGTGAAATTAAACTCTCTCGAACGAGACTCGGCCTTTATTCGCGAGCTCTCCTCGATGTATCCCGGCGCTAAGATCCGTTCCTGGCGCGACTACAATCGGGCGTTTTTCAACGCCTTGCGCATAGAAAAGAACATGCTTCTTTTTTTGACTGTATTGATTTTTCTCGTCGTTACGGTGAATATCTACAACGCAATGCGCCGGTCCGTCTATGAACGAAGGGAAGAGATCAGCGTATTGACTGCGATGGGAGCCGCTCCGAAACACGTCCAATACGTATTCGTTTTTAACGGTTTGGGAATCGGGCTTGCCGGCTCGGTCATCGGCCTTCTTTCAGGTTTGCTCGTCTCGGTGCGCATCAACGATTTTTTCTCCTTCGCAGAAACCGCGGTGAACGGAATACAGACCTTCGTTTCGGCGCTCCTGCTTTCCGCTCCGGGCTCTTCGTTCACTTTGTTCAGTCCCGATTATTTTTACATGGATGAAATTCCCGTCCGCATTCTTTTCCCTGAAGTCGTTTTCGTGTTTTTATTCGGAGTATTTTCAGCATCCTGCGCTGCATGGCTGGCGAGCCGTGCTATCACGCGGCTGAAACCGGCGGAGGTCCTTCGGTATGAGTGA
- the ftsY gene encoding signal recognition particle-docking protein FtsY — MAGTSFAQKLKRFFGLHGSMDDAFFEDLADALIEGDFGARAAFEIVETLEKRCKTEGLTEKSEILGKLGELLAPDVRECSLVPEIGKTNVYLLLGVNGVGKTTSAAKMAHAYNAQGYVPVVLAAADTFRAAAIEQLQLHGERLSLRVVAQAHGADPGAVIYDAAEAVRSQGGGLVIADTAGRLHNKDNLVRELQKIDRIAASRSDHGCYKKLLVLDATTGQNGLRQAEVFHEAVGVDALILTKYDSTARGGVALAAGRELGLPVAFVGTGEGYGDFSRFSASKYLDEFIGLTE; from the coding sequence ATGGCTGGTACTTCTTTTGCACAGAAATTGAAACGCTTTTTCGGGCTTCACGGCAGCATGGACGATGCTTTCTTCGAAGATCTCGCCGACGCCTTGATAGAGGGCGATTTCGGAGCCAGGGCGGCTTTTGAAATCGTGGAGACGCTGGAGAAACGCTGCAAAACCGAGGGCTTAACGGAAAAATCCGAAATTCTGGGGAAGCTCGGGGAGCTGTTGGCTCCGGATGTCCGCGAATGTTCTCTGGTTCCTGAAATCGGCAAAACGAATGTGTATCTTCTTCTGGGAGTCAACGGAGTAGGTAAAACCACCTCAGCCGCGAAGATGGCCCATGCCTACAACGCCCAGGGATATGTGCCAGTCGTATTGGCCGCCGCCGACACCTTCCGCGCCGCGGCCATCGAACAATTGCAGCTTCACGGCGAGCGTCTTTCGCTGAGGGTCGTCGCCCAGGCGCACGGAGCCGATCCCGGCGCGGTGATATACGACGCCGCCGAAGCGGTCCGCTCGCAGGGCGGCGGCTTGGTGATCGCCGACACGGCTGGCCGGCTGCACAATAAGGACAATCTTGTCCGGGAACTCCAGAAAATCGACCGCATCGCCGCATCGCGCTCGGACCACGGCTGCTATAAAAAGCTGCTCGTGCTCGACGCGACCACCGGTCAGAACGGATTGCGCCAGGCGGAAGTCTTTCACGAAGCCGTCGGCGTCGACGCCTTGATATTGACGAAATACGACTCCACCGCACGCGGAGGCGTCGCGCTCGCGGCGGGGAGGGAGTTGGGGCTTCCCGTCGCCTTTGTCGGCACCGGAGAAGGCTACGGAGATTTTTCCCGGTTCTCGGCATCGAAATATCTTGACGAGTTCATCGGACTGACAGAGTGA
- a CDS encoding PEGA domain-containing protein, with the protein MSLIRRISPAVLAFLFVSRLCAQDAWVIAAEEFSLTEPNPLYAPYSKAIPSLLLGRISTVSSRMVLPDELQARKLKELSDAKLALVKSRSDLLLSRDKILFSAEDDSEKEKKRRKAADDIAAKQAEIDAKSKEIDVFLSDPSPQTSMRKIGLWKDGNQYWTRKEGASLASELKAAGVSALLTGTVEDIAGYACVSASFQTGLPGLPAEPVVAAGAWEDLDQLVTLLALRLTPTLSNRPSVVLRIKADPAEARVFLDGSLLDIADGEVRTHEGEHVLRVEAPGYRSAEKKAAFFDASEFDVAISLEPLQTVQVAFNPGSLDSTVYIHDKTLKTDSSSVLDLVPGEAVGNIETGNVRTWFVLDIPSTEQEDAFEAQVRLNKTNTEKRMEKARKTFYWSLGALYLSLPPTLMLQGKSLNMYRAYNEGRLEQTADIAESINAWTQAAAVSRGVSIGLGINLAVQLVRYILAAEQAVPRRASFSAEKE; encoded by the coding sequence TTGTCTCTCATTAGGCGCATTTCGCCGGCCGTCCTGGCTTTCTTGTTCGTTTCCCGGCTTTGCGCGCAAGACGCTTGGGTTATCGCGGCCGAAGAGTTCTCTTTGACGGAACCGAATCCCCTCTATGCTCCGTATTCGAAGGCTATTCCGTCTCTCCTTCTCGGCAGGATCTCTACCGTGTCGTCCCGCATGGTGCTTCCCGACGAATTGCAGGCCAGGAAGCTGAAAGAACTGTCGGACGCAAAGCTGGCCCTCGTCAAATCCCGTTCGGATCTGCTTCTAAGCCGGGATAAGATTCTGTTCTCCGCCGAAGACGATTCCGAAAAAGAAAAAAAACGACGGAAGGCGGCGGATGATATCGCCGCAAAACAAGCTGAAATCGATGCAAAATCGAAAGAAATCGACGTATTCCTGTCCGACCCGTCTCCGCAAACTTCGATGCGAAAGATCGGTCTTTGGAAGGACGGAAATCAATACTGGACGAGAAAAGAAGGGGCAAGCCTTGCATCGGAGTTGAAAGCCGCCGGCGTATCGGCCCTCTTGACCGGAACCGTCGAAGACATTGCCGGCTATGCTTGCGTATCCGCCTCGTTTCAAACAGGTTTGCCGGGTTTACCGGCAGAACCCGTAGTGGCCGCGGGCGCCTGGGAAGACCTGGACCAGCTCGTTACGTTGCTCGCCCTCAGATTGACGCCGACTCTGTCGAATCGCCCCTCTGTTGTGCTTCGAATCAAGGCGGACCCCGCGGAAGCCCGAGTCTTTCTGGACGGTTCATTGCTGGATATTGCAGACGGAGAAGTCCGCACCCATGAGGGCGAACATGTTCTGCGCGTCGAGGCTCCGGGCTACCGTTCAGCCGAAAAGAAGGCGGCTTTTTTCGATGCGTCCGAGTTCGATGTTGCCATTTCCCTCGAACCCCTGCAGACAGTGCAGGTCGCTTTCAATCCTGGTTCCCTCGATTCGACCGTTTATATTCACGATAAGACGCTGAAAACCGATTCTTCATCCGTGCTTGATCTTGTCCCCGGAGAAGCGGTCGGCAACATCGAAACTGGGAACGTCCGCACCTGGTTCGTTCTCGACATCCCGTCAACCGAGCAGGAAGACGCGTTCGAAGCGCAGGTGAGACTCAATAAAACGAACACTGAAAAACGCATGGAAAAGGCGCGCAAAACCTTTTATTGGTCGCTGGGCGCGCTCTATCTTTCGCTCCCGCCGACGTTGATGCTTCAGGGGAAAAGCCTTAATATGTATCGGGCATACAACGAGGGCAGGCTGGAGCAAACGGCGGATATCGCCGAATCGATCAATGCGTGGACTCAGGCCGCCGCCGTTTCCCGGGGGGTCAGCATCGGACTGGGAATCAATCTGGCCGTTCAATTGGTCAGATATATTTTGGCGGCCGAACAGGCTGTCCCGCGCAGAGCTTCTTTCTCCGCCGAAAAGGAATAG
- a CDS encoding response regulator transcription factor: protein MIAVLSRSRFLADEISLNIAGRKVLSCLSAISEDSTAESLSWLSGTLSSSNVFAVFYESLFFVDPAPLKSLSPSTHFIFISSPGEEDLVEKALSCGASAFVQKPFSCPDIPGVLDLVSH from the coding sequence ATGATCGCAGTGCTGAGCAGGTCCAGGTTTCTTGCCGATGAGATTTCTCTGAATATCGCGGGAAGGAAGGTTCTCTCCTGTCTTTCCGCTATATCAGAAGATTCGACAGCCGAATCGCTCTCTTGGCTGAGCGGAACATTATCCTCTTCGAATGTTTTCGCCGTTTTTTACGAATCTCTTTTTTTCGTAGATCCCGCTCCCCTGAAATCGCTCAGCCCTTCGACTCATTTCATTTTCATTTCATCGCCGGGAGAAGAAGACCTCGTTGAAAAAGCGCTTTCATGCGGGGCTTCCGCCTTCGTTCAAAAACCTTTCTCCTGTCCCGATATTCCCGGAGTTCTCGACCTTGTCTCTCATTAG
- the prfB gene encoding peptide chain release factor 2 (programmed frameshift): MILEECKAPVYELKTAVDEIWGRLDPDTIREKIAEKEDFSASPGFWNDQKKAEKTMAELKSLKARIEPWSVLRTQIADLEALYELAEESGDDSLVPEIEQGLKASRERFEKLNILNLLSDEVDRNGAWLSIHAGAGGTEACDWAQMLARMYVRWAERRGLKIDTVDILEADGGIKSVTYQITGEYAFGYLKGESGVHRLVRISPFDANARRHTSFTSVHAFPILDDTIEVDIRPEDLRVDTYRAGGAGGQHVNKTDSAVRFTHLPTGIVVACQSERSQIMNRQTAMNILKARLYEYYKEKKEQENQKFSAEKKDISWGNQIRSYVFQPYTMVKDLRTRHETGNIQAVMDGDLDPFMEAWLNSKWKGLPLEGDDEDL, encoded by the exons ATGATATTAGAAGAATGCAAAGCGCCGGTTTATGAATTAAAAACCGCAGTCGATGAAATCTGGGGGCGTCTT GACCCGGATACCATTCGCGAAAAAATAGCGGAAAAAGAGGATTTTTCCGCGTCCCCGGGTTTTTGGAACGATCAGAAGAAAGCTGAAAAAACCATGGCCGAACTCAAGAGTCTGAAGGCGCGAATCGAGCCCTGGAGCGTTCTTCGCACCCAGATCGCCGATTTGGAAGCCCTGTACGAACTCGCCGAGGAATCCGGCGACGATTCGCTGGTTCCTGAAATCGAACAGGGCTTGAAGGCTTCTCGAGAACGATTCGAAAAACTCAATATTCTCAATCTGCTTTCCGATGAAGTCGACCGAAACGGCGCCTGGCTATCCATACATGCCGGAGCGGGCGGCACGGAAGCCTGCGATTGGGCTCAGATGCTCGCGCGCATGTACGTCCGCTGGGCGGAGCGGCGGGGTTTGAAAATAGATACGGTCGATATTCTCGAAGCCGACGGCGGCATTAAATCCGTGACCTACCAGATAACCGGAGAATACGCGTTCGGCTATTTGAAAGGCGAGTCGGGCGTTCATCGTCTGGTGCGCATCAGTCCTTTCGACGCCAATGCGCGCCGGCATACTTCTTTCACCTCCGTCCATGCGTTCCCGATTCTCGACGACACCATCGAAGTCGATATCCGCCCTGAGGATCTCCGCGTTGATACGTATCGTGCGGGAGGAGCCGGAGGCCAGCACGTCAATAAAACCGATTCTGCAGTACGCTTTACGCACCTTCCGACCGGCATCGTCGTAGCATGCCAGTCCGAACGCAGCCAGATCATGAATAGACAGACTGCGATGAACATACTGAAAGCCAGATTATACGAGTATTACAAGGAGAAGAAAGAACAGGAAAACCAGAAATTTTCCGCCGAAAAAAAGGATATTTCCTGGGGTAACCAGATACGTTCCTATGTGTTTCAGCCGTATACCATGGTCAAGGATCTCCGCACCCGCCACGAAACCGGAAATATACAGGCCGTCATGGACGGAGACCTGGATCCCTTCATGGAAGCGTGGCTTAACAGCAAATGGAAAGGATTGCCGCTGGAAGGAGACGACGAAGATTTATGA
- the cas2 gene encoding CRISPR-associated endonuclease Cas2 has product MFVSVVLDPGGEESARQLAEILATWGFEKVQRACWESVSISEHSAAQLKQEIDRVTDYYDSVRLYQFPVDGAMAVTVLSKKKWKRILVKPPVPPSPGRAKTSGRA; this is encoded by the coding sequence ATGTTTGTATCTGTTGTTCTCGATCCCGGCGGGGAGGAATCAGCGCGTCAATTAGCGGAAATACTTGCGACCTGGGGCTTTGAAAAAGTTCAGCGGGCGTGTTGGGAATCGGTCTCGATTTCCGAGCATTCCGCCGCTCAATTGAAGCAGGAGATCGATAGGGTTACCGATTACTACGATTCGGTTCGGCTCTATCAGTTTCCGGTTGATGGAGCAATGGCCGTCACCGTTTTGTCGAAGAAAAAATGGAAGAGGATACTCGTAAAACCTCCTGTTCCGCCTTCTCCCGGCCGCGCAAAAACGAGCGGAAGGGCATAA
- a CDS encoding tetratricopeptide repeat protein has product MKKIVMLTYIALLVPLFSQEADPSILPDDARTEDFDRTVPPAPVVTDLRASISETVVSLSWNSPPTPAGGFVILRSDKPISSISWFSAEQRARLSPDSTEWSEAIEPGESWYYAVLSTNPDGGEFGLFIPAGNSLLIPVASGGSAAQVPAVFSSFDVMTRNESVIITWKASVPGKQLVLYRSTAPFTGISDLAQAVVVGSFIDTNMPFVDYPVPGIPFFYAMLDEDLLRSGAISFLDGSNTNRIPVEIPVLYIGLSRKPLPAVRPMPLPWLNPSQSLAREKIVFSTATERMIREIAEMADRQKIKARMPYVFPAEKGPFQGAGEELALRKIIETSFIQSNWEDACAEIETFLSIRRSPEVASRARFYLGQAHYYSGRPEKALLEFLLIRESVYEKSQEWIQYSLELMASSSRNTAAR; this is encoded by the coding sequence ATGAAAAAAATCGTTATGCTGACGTATATTGCGCTGCTTGTTCCGCTCTTTTCGCAGGAAGCCGATCCTTCGATTTTACCGGACGATGCGCGTACGGAAGATTTCGACAGAACCGTACCGCCCGCTCCCGTGGTTACCGATCTTCGCGCCTCTATTTCCGAAACAGTTGTCAGCCTTTCATGGAACAGCCCGCCGACGCCCGCCGGCGGATTCGTCATTCTCAGATCGGACAAGCCGATTTCATCGATTTCATGGTTTTCGGCGGAACAGCGCGCCCGGCTCTCGCCCGACTCAACCGAATGGTCGGAAGCGATAGAACCGGGAGAATCATGGTATTACGCGGTGCTTTCCACAAACCCCGACGGGGGAGAATTCGGCTTGTTCATCCCGGCCGGCAATTCATTGCTGATACCGGTGGCTTCAGGCGGATCCGCCGCACAAGTTCCCGCTGTCTTCTCGTCGTTCGACGTCATGACGCGAAACGAGTCCGTTATTATCACATGGAAGGCGTCCGTCCCGGGCAAACAGCTTGTGTTGTACCGTTCTACCGCTCCCTTTACCGGGATCTCCGATCTTGCTCAGGCTGTAGTGGTTGGTTCCTTCATCGACACGAACATGCCCTTCGTCGACTACCCGGTGCCGGGAATACCTTTTTTCTATGCAATGCTGGACGAGGATCTTTTACGAAGCGGGGCTATTTCATTTTTGGACGGATCGAATACGAACCGGATTCCGGTTGAAATTCCGGTTCTGTACATCGGACTTTCCAGAAAACCGCTTCCCGCTGTGCGCCCGATGCCGCTGCCGTGGCTCAACCCCTCTCAATCGTTGGCGCGGGAAAAAATTGTATTTTCAACGGCCACGGAGCGAATGATACGCGAGATCGCGGAAATGGCGGATCGGCAGAAAATCAAAGCGCGCATGCCCTACGTGTTTCCCGCGGAAAAGGGGCCGTTTCAGGGAGCAGGCGAAGAACTGGCTCTACGAAAAATAATCGAAACGAGTTTTATTCAATCGAATTGGGAAGATGCATGCGCTGAAATAGAAACATTTCTTTCGATACGAAGGTCTCCCGAAGTCGCCTCCCGGGCAAGGTTTTATCTCGGCCAGGCTCACTATTATTCAGGAAGACCCGAGAAAGCGCTATTGGAATTTTTGCTCATCCGTGAAAGCGTATATGAAAAATCGCAGGAATGGATTCAATATTCTCTCGAACTCATGGCCTCTTCATCGCGGAATACAGCTGCGCGATGA
- a CDS encoding tetratricopeptide repeat protein, with the protein MKRLIALFFLSMLCSVIAADAVDLFERARRYQDSEDWYSAIEAYQESLRVNPNHKESYAGLAECFYSLGEFVQSLDQIEKAARFGKDDPMLLNLKAFNLVGLGKLDDARVLFSRILTIWPNDVQARFGKAEIELALGRTSSAAGLYQEALHRQPENRKALLSLALVSLESGKGELARDYIQKALRFHGENPQVFYIAGYLAARDGQYGEAENRLRSALALKPEYEEAEELLSALLFSQKRYAEVSELCDKRIERDRNISNAWYMKALVHQLSGRTDDAIRAAAVGVEIDPSDEILRAYLENLVIDHAPLEDTSRSKWAKWHGDRAHQFLDKNLSDQSLFSFRRALKIDPYNVALRKSYASLLLSRGLPSRHVEQLEFIQSLVKSDRTVNDSVESYKKMLQSSVQNRWKIDPLYLSKSHIQVGLYFVSDPENILHPEADKITTRMLAETLSYNQRIKVRYSEIPSESYSEAFRASRTSGDDYFAMLELRENDQDLSLVLDVYVSRTGALAERFTVFRTGNDRYSSSLRRMAQALTQALPVRAAVVGRYQSDAVIDLGKTDGIKKGDKFEILAPGKARVSNEGFGLEYAPESIIGTITIAEVDEDVSLGRIDRNGVFDRVKAGDTVIPSVEKEKDPASAERLAGEEMKSPLFALLRSIR; encoded by the coding sequence GTGAAACGACTGATCGCTCTGTTCTTTCTATCGATGTTATGCTCGGTAATCGCAGCCGACGCGGTTGATTTGTTCGAAAGAGCCCGTCGTTATCAGGACAGCGAGGATTGGTATTCAGCGATCGAGGCATATCAAGAATCGCTGCGCGTCAATCCGAACCATAAGGAATCATATGCAGGTTTGGCCGAATGCTTCTACTCATTGGGAGAGTTCGTTCAATCGCTCGATCAGATAGAAAAGGCGGCGCGATTCGGCAAGGACGATCCGATGCTGCTGAATCTGAAGGCGTTCAATCTGGTAGGTTTGGGAAAACTTGACGATGCACGCGTTCTTTTTTCCCGAATCCTTACGATTTGGCCGAACGATGTTCAAGCAAGGTTCGGCAAAGCAGAAATCGAATTAGCCTTGGGACGCACGTCGAGCGCTGCAGGCCTGTATCAGGAAGCCCTGCACCGACAGCCTGAAAACAGAAAGGCCTTGCTATCCCTCGCGCTCGTGAGCCTTGAAAGCGGCAAGGGCGAACTTGCCCGGGACTACATTCAAAAAGCCCTGCGTTTTCACGGCGAAAATCCTCAAGTGTTTTACATAGCCGGGTATCTCGCAGCAAGGGACGGCCAATACGGAGAGGCAGAAAACAGGCTTAGATCGGCCCTTGCCCTTAAGCCAGAGTATGAAGAAGCCGAAGAACTTCTCTCCGCTCTATTATTTTCTCAAAAAAGGTATGCGGAAGTTTCCGAGCTTTGCGATAAACGAATCGAACGCGATAGAAACATTTCAAACGCCTGGTATATGAAGGCATTGGTGCATCAGCTTTCCGGCAGAACCGACGATGCGATACGGGCAGCCGCCGTCGGAGTTGAAATAGATCCTTCCGACGAGATTCTCAGGGCCTATCTTGAAAATCTCGTCATCGACCATGCACCCCTCGAAGATACCTCCCGTTCTAAATGGGCAAAGTGGCATGGAGACCGGGCGCATCAATTCCTCGATAAAAACCTTTCGGACCAGTCCCTATTCTCCTTCCGCCGGGCGTTGAAGATCGATCCGTACAATGTAGCGCTCCGGAAGTCTTATGCTTCTTTGCTGTTGTCGCGGGGGCTTCCATCCCGCCATGTGGAACAGCTGGAGTTCATCCAGTCCCTGGTAAAAAGCGACAGAACCGTGAACGATTCGGTTGAATCTTATAAGAAAATGCTTCAATCCTCTGTTCAAAACAGATGGAAGATCGATCCGTTATATTTGTCGAAGTCGCATATACAGGTAGGCTTGTATTTCGTCTCCGACCCGGAAAATATTCTTCATCCCGAGGCGGATAAAATTACGACCCGCATGTTGGCTGAAACGCTTTCCTACAATCAACGCATCAAGGTGCGATATTCAGAGATTCCGTCTGAAAGCTATTCGGAAGCTTTTCGGGCTTCCCGCACCTCCGGCGACGATTATTTTGCCATGCTTGAGCTGAGGGAAAACGATCAGGACCTTTCGCTGGTCCTGGACGTGTATGTTTCCAGAACGGGAGCTCTGGCTGAGCGGTTCACCGTGTTCAGAACCGGAAACGATCGGTACTCCTCGTCGCTCAGGCGCATGGCTCAAGCGCTCACCCAAGCTCTTCCCGTCCGCGCGGCCGTCGTCGGAAGATACCAGTCGGATGCGGTTATTGATCTGGGAAAAACGGACGGAATTAAAAAAGGCGACAAATTTGAGATTCTCGCTCCGGGGAAGGCAAGGGTCTCAAATGAAGGCTTCGGTCTTGAATACGCTCCCGAGTCGATAATCGGTACAATTACGATTGCTGAGGTCGACGAGGATGTGTCTTTGGGAAGGATCGATCGCAACGGCGTGTTCGATCGGGTAAAAGCAGGCGATACCGTTATTCCCTCGGTCGAAAAAGAAAAGGATCCGGCTTCGGCCGAGCGTCTTGCCGGTGAAGAAATGAAAAGTCCTCTGTTCGCTTTATTGCGGTCGATCAGATAA
- a CDS encoding hemolysin family protein, producing the protein MDIRAFFKNKKNADPVLDLKESIAENLNEEKRDMIKGIVDLSETSVKEVMIPRIDVDFLPFETSGDELLTRVAESGHSRFPVYRDSIDNVIGVLYVKDLIKLSSRKEPIELEKIVRKPFFVPESKRIDSLLREFKRRHVHIAIAVDEYGGVSGIVCMEDIIEEIVGDIQDEFDNEREDILSIGEGSWLCDARMNLDELSPILGEEFPENEFDTLGGFVFDLFGKIPVKFEKVSWKNFDFVIQDMDGHRINTVKIAKQKEG; encoded by the coding sequence AAACAAAAAGAATGCAGATCCGGTGCTGGATCTCAAAGAAAGCATAGCCGAAAATTTAAACGAAGAAAAACGCGATATGATCAAGGGAATCGTAGATCTATCGGAGACGTCTGTCAAAGAAGTAATGATTCCGAGAATCGACGTGGATTTTCTGCCCTTTGAAACTTCGGGAGACGAACTGTTGACCCGAGTAGCCGAGAGCGGCCATTCGAGATTCCCCGTGTACAGGGATTCCATCGACAACGTCATCGGCGTGCTCTATGTGAAAGATCTCATCAAGCTGTCATCGCGTAAGGAACCGATCGAGCTTGAGAAAATTGTACGCAAGCCTTTTTTCGTTCCCGAATCGAAACGCATAGACTCCCTTCTGCGGGAATTTAAAAGACGGCATGTCCATATCGCGATCGCCGTCGACGAGTACGGCGGCGTTTCAGGCATAGTCTGCATGGAGGACATCATCGAAGAAATCGTCGGAGACATTCAGGACGAATTCGACAACGAACGCGAGGATATCCTTTCGATAGGCGAGGGCTCGTGGCTGTGCGACGCCCGCATGAATCTCGACGAATTGTCTCCGATTCTCGGAGAGGAGTTTCCTGAAAACGAGTTCGACACGCTCGGCGGTTTCGTTTTCGATCTGTTCGGGAAAATCCCGGTAAAATTCGAGAAGGTTTCATGGAAGAACTTCGATTTCGTCATCCAGGATATGGACGGACATAGAATAAATACGGTGAAAATAGCGAAGCAAAAGGAAGGTTGA